The Marinobacter sp. SS13-12 region GCTTTGGCCACCCGAGAAACAGCAGCTACCATCGGAATCGTTGCCTGGCCGCCGCAAGTCACCATATTGACGTTGCCTTCGTGCAGGTTCTGTTCGAGGTTGACCACTGGTACACAATAGGGACCAATCGCGGCGGGTGTCATATCGATGATTTTGATGTTTTCTTTGTGGCCTCGCAGGAACACTTCGTTGTGCATATGGGCACCGGCAGATGTGGCATCGAATACAATTTCAATATCAGCAAATTCCGGCAGATCTACAAGGCCCTGTACGCCTTCAGCGGTAGTGGCAACACCCAGACGCTTGGCCCGGGCCAAACCGTCTGACTCTGGGTCGATACCCACCATTGCGCCCATTTCTATGTTCTTTCCGTTGCGCATGATCTTGAACATCAGATCGGTACCAATGTTGCCCGGTCCGATGATGGCCGCCTTTATTTTCTGATTCATCATGTTTCCCTCGGTTCTAGCTTCAATTGGATCAGCCAAAGTTCACACTGGCACTGCCAATTCCGCCGATATCAACTCTCATGTAATCGCCGGCCACTATGGGCTCCAGCGGCACCAGGGAGCCCGACAGGATTACCTCACCGGCTTTCAGCGTCATTCCGTAGCGTCCCAGTGTGTTGGCTAGCCAGGTAACGCAGTTAAGTGGAGATCCAAGAGCTGCGGCTCCCGCACCTGTGCTGATAATTTGACCGTTCTTTTCAACCACCATGCCGCAAGTCGACAAATCCACCAGGCGTGGAGAGACGGCCCGGTCTCCCAGCACGAAAAACCCGCAGGAGGCGTTATCTGCCACGGTATCCTGAATGGCGATTTTCCAGTCCCGGATTCTTGAATCGACGATTTCGAAACAGGGCATGACACATTCGGTCGCTGCGATAACGGCAGCGTTCGTAATG contains the following coding sequences:
- the dmpE gene encoding 2-oxopent-4-enoate hydratase — encoded protein: MKQEQIDQYSRALFNALRSRSAIDPLTQSQPDMTIEDAYEISLGLMNLRIAEGEKVIGKKIGVTSKAVQNMLNVHQPDFGYLTDQMVYANGETLPVSTQMIAPRAEGEIAFVLKRDLAGPGITNAAVIAATECVMPCFEIVDSRIRDWKIAIQDTVADNASCGFFVLGDRAVSPRLVDLSTCGMVVEKNGQIISTGAGAAALGSPLNCVTWLANTLGRYGMTLKAGEVILSGSLVPLEPIVAGDYMRVDIGGIGSASVNFG